A region from the Desulfuromonadaceae bacterium genome encodes:
- a CDS encoding acetyl-CoA synthase subunit gamma yields the protein MATRLTRTDTLGHWRMRWNLGRDRYRVVAGLYAIGTPDNRAPVLLCANYKLSFDLLRRALDGLDAWLLVLDTKGINVWCAAGKGTFGTAEIVRRVTLSGLDEIVSHRTLIAPQLGAPGIAAHLVKKECGFRIVYGPVRAADIKAFLSAGQQATPAMRRVTFSLWERAILTPVELTIFGRKLLWIALLLLLLGGIGEGFFSFGNLWQRGGGAILTGLGGLVAGAVITPLLLPWLPGRAFATKGAMTGGAVAVGALLVYGPTLGVLNGIAFLLSITAVASYCGMNFTGSSTYTSPSGVEKEMRRALPLQMGTLLLAAAFWFAAAF from the coding sequence ATTGCAACCCGGCTGACCCGGACGGACACCCTCGGTCACTGGCGGATGCGCTGGAACCTCGGGCGTGATCGCTACCGGGTGGTCGCCGGGCTGTATGCTATCGGTACTCCCGACAACCGTGCGCCGGTACTCCTGTGCGCCAACTACAAACTCAGTTTTGACCTGTTGCGCCGCGCGCTCGACGGCCTCGACGCGTGGCTGCTGGTCCTCGATACCAAAGGGATCAACGTCTGGTGCGCGGCAGGGAAAGGAACGTTCGGCACTGCCGAAATCGTGCGCCGGGTCACGCTGAGCGGACTCGACGAAATCGTCAGTCACCGCACGCTGATCGCGCCGCAACTCGGTGCGCCCGGCATTGCCGCCCACCTGGTCAAAAAAGAGTGCGGTTTCAGGATCGTCTACGGACCGGTCCGGGCGGCAGATATCAAAGCGTTCCTGTCCGCCGGGCAGCAGGCCACCCCCGCGATGCGCCGCGTCACCTTCAGCCTCTGGGAACGGGCGATTCTGACCCCGGTGGAATTGACAATTTTCGGGCGCAAGCTGTTGTGGATCGCCCTGCTGCTGCTCCTGCTCGGCGGCATCGGCGAGGGGTTTTTCTCCTTCGGCAATCTCTGGCAGCGCGGCGGCGGCGCGATCCTGACCGGTCTCGGCGGACTCGTTGCCGGTGCGGTCATCACCCCGCTCCTGCTCCCCTGGTTACCGGGGCGGGCGTTTGCGACCAAGGGTGCAATGACGGGGGGAGCGGTGGCGGTTGGTGCCCTGCTGGTCTACGGTCCGACCCTCGGCGTCCTTAACGGCATTGCTTTTCTGTTAAGCATCACGGCGGTCGCCTCCTATTGCGGCATGAATTTCACCGGTTCATCGACCTACACCTCACCCTCCGGAGTGGAGAAGGAAATGCGCCGCGCGCTGCCACTGCAAATGGGCACCCTGCTGCTGGCAGCGGCGTTCTGGTTTGCGGCGGCGTTTTAG
- a CDS encoding type II toxin-antitoxin system RelE/ParE family toxin gives MNDNQIIISPAARDDLRDIYHFGLRNWGQNRSGEYLAQIKECLWALCEQPRMGGERPELLPGMRSFAVASHVVFYLAQSQRIEIVRVLHGRQDPNRHLSSE, from the coding sequence ATGAATGATAATCAAATCATCATCTCACCGGCTGCCCGAGATGACCTGAGAGATATCTATCACTTCGGCCTGCGCAACTGGGGGCAGAACCGTTCCGGAGAGTATCTTGCGCAGATAAAAGAATGCTTGTGGGCACTGTGTGAACAACCCCGAATGGGCGGTGAACGCCCCGAGCTTCTGCCTGGGATGCGAAGTTTCGCCGTTGCGAGTCATGTTGTGTTTTATCTGGCACAGTCACAGCGGATCGAGATTGTTCGCGTGCTGCATGGACGCCAGGATCCGAACCGTCACCTGAGCTCCGAGTGA
- a CDS encoding 4Fe-4S binding protein, whose protein sequence is MAELKYLDDVSTLQLDTGGCIGCGMCVAVCPHAVFTLAEGKAAINDHNRCMECGACANNCPVGVITVKAGVGCASAIIYGWLTGKEPRCDCGDSDGGCC, encoded by the coding sequence ATGGCGGAACTCAAATATCTTGACGATGTTTCAACCCTGCAACTCGACACTGGTGGCTGTATCGGTTGCGGCATGTGCGTGGCAGTCTGCCCGCACGCCGTCTTTACGCTCGCCGAGGGCAAAGCCGCGATCAACGACCATAACCGCTGCATGGAATGCGGCGCCTGCGCCAATAACTGCCCGGTCGGGGTCATTACGGTCAAGGCCGGAGTCGGCTGCGCCAGCGCGATCATCTACGGCTGGCTGACAGGGAAAGAACCGCGCTGCGATTGCGGCGACAGTGACGGCGGTTGTTGCTGA